A genomic window from Blastococcus saxobsidens DD2 includes:
- a CDS encoding AlkA N-terminal domain-containing protein — protein MNEPLDQEHCYRAVAGRDARFDGWFFTAVHTTGIYCRPSCPARTPLARNVSFFSTAAAAQGAGFRACRRCRPDAAPGSPEWDVRADVVARAMRLIADGEVERSGVPGLAARLGYSERQLHRLVVAELGVGPLALARAQRAQTARLLVETTDLPMADVAFAAGFASVRQFNDTVREVFATTPTELRRGRRGAHGGPPGWLTLRLAARAPYSADEVLFFLGAHAVPGLEEWDGTTFSRVLDLPHGPAVVRLSPAADGGAGVTVRLRLGELRDLAAAVSRCRRMLDLDADPAAVDDVLGADPALAPLVAAAPGRRVPASPDADELAARAVLGQQVSVAGARTLTARVLTAAGTPLAEPVGTLTHAFPRPEALADADLSAVGLPGARHRTVHALATALADGAVALGPGAERAEAERALRAVPGIGPWTAALVGLRGLADPDVWLPGDLALRRSLAALGSSDTDAATRWRPWRSYAVLHLWALAVPSLFTRPATPLTRAPDLPRSA, from the coding sequence GTGAACGAGCCCCTCGACCAGGAGCACTGCTACCGCGCCGTCGCCGGCCGGGACGCGCGCTTCGACGGCTGGTTCTTCACCGCCGTGCACACCACCGGCATCTACTGCCGTCCGTCGTGCCCGGCCCGCACCCCGCTGGCCCGCAACGTCTCCTTCTTCTCCACCGCGGCCGCCGCCCAGGGCGCCGGCTTCCGGGCCTGCCGGCGGTGCCGGCCGGACGCCGCCCCGGGGTCACCGGAGTGGGACGTGCGCGCCGACGTCGTCGCCCGCGCCATGCGGCTGATCGCCGACGGCGAGGTCGAGCGCTCCGGCGTCCCCGGACTGGCCGCCCGCCTCGGCTACTCGGAGCGGCAGCTGCACCGGCTGGTCGTCGCGGAGCTGGGCGTCGGCCCGCTGGCACTGGCCCGCGCCCAGCGGGCGCAGACCGCCCGGCTGCTCGTCGAGACGACCGACCTGCCGATGGCCGACGTCGCGTTCGCGGCCGGGTTCGCCAGCGTCCGGCAGTTCAACGACACCGTCCGGGAGGTGTTCGCCACCACGCCGACCGAGCTGCGCCGCGGCCGCCGCGGCGCGCACGGGGGCCCGCCCGGCTGGCTGACGCTGCGGCTGGCCGCCCGGGCTCCCTACTCCGCAGACGAGGTGCTGTTCTTCCTCGGCGCGCACGCGGTCCCCGGCCTCGAGGAGTGGGACGGGACGACGTTCTCCCGCGTGCTCGACCTGCCGCACGGCCCCGCGGTCGTCCGGCTGTCCCCGGCAGCCGACGGCGGCGCGGGGGTGACCGTCCGCCTGCGGCTCGGCGAACTCCGCGACCTGGCGGCCGCGGTCAGCCGCTGCCGCCGGATGCTCGACCTGGACGCCGACCCCGCCGCCGTCGACGACGTCCTGGGCGCGGATCCGGCGCTGGCCCCGCTGGTCGCCGCCGCCCCCGGGCGGCGGGTGCCCGCCTCCCCGGACGCCGACGAGCTGGCCGCGCGCGCCGTGCTCGGCCAGCAGGTGTCGGTCGCCGGCGCCCGCACGCTCACCGCCCGCGTGCTGACCGCGGCCGGCACGCCCCTCGCGGAGCCGGTCGGCACGCTCACGCACGCCTTCCCCCGGCCGGAGGCGCTCGCGGACGCCGACCTGTCGGCGGTGGGCCTTCCCGGCGCGCGCCACCGGACGGTGCACGCGCTGGCCACCGCCCTTGCCGACGGCGCCGTCGCCCTCGGGCCGGGTGCCGAGCGCGCCGAGGCCGAGCGGGCACTGCGCGCCGTCCCCGGGATCGGCCCGTGGACGGCCGCGCTCGTCGGCCTGCGTGGCCTGGCCGACCCCGACGTCTGGCTGCCCGGCGACCTCGCGCTGCGCAGGTCGCTGGCAGCGCTCGGCAGCAGCGACACCGACGCCGCCACCCGCTGGCGGCCGTGGCGGTCCTACGCCGTCCTCCACCTGTGGGCGCTCGCCGTCCCGTCCCTCTTCACCCGCCCGGCCACACCCCTCACCCGTGCACCCGACCTCCCCAGGAGCGCCTGA
- a CDS encoding ABC transporter ATP-binding protein — protein sequence MTTTEVAPLPVGAGDRDPAVMVRGLCKAYGGRPVLHGVDLEVRRGECFALLGPNGAGKTTTIEILEGVRRRDGGQVRVLGEDPATAGRGWRDRIGVVSQGEGAGQALTVRETLDHFAGYRGRSRPTDELLDTVGLAGQAATRVGALSGGQRRRLAVALGVQGAPELLFIDEPTTGMDPVARRGFWQLVRDLRAAGTTVLLTTHYLDEAAELADRVGVVAGGRLLEVAPPAELGARLRRRATVRWREDGGWRELRTEAPAAVLRDLLATAPHEVPGLSVTRPGLEDVYLQLVGAVPTDSEGDPR from the coding sequence ATGACGACGACAGAGGTGGCGCCGCTCCCCGTCGGGGCCGGCGACCGGGATCCGGCCGTGATGGTGCGCGGCCTGTGCAAGGCGTACGGAGGGCGCCCCGTGCTGCACGGGGTGGACCTGGAGGTGCGCCGCGGGGAGTGCTTCGCGCTGCTGGGCCCCAACGGGGCCGGCAAGACGACGACGATCGAGATCCTCGAGGGGGTGCGGCGCCGGGACGGCGGCCAGGTCCGGGTGCTGGGCGAGGACCCGGCGACGGCCGGCCGGGGCTGGCGGGACCGGATCGGGGTGGTCAGCCAGGGGGAGGGCGCCGGACAGGCGCTGACGGTGCGGGAGACGCTGGACCACTTCGCCGGCTACCGCGGCAGGTCCCGGCCCACCGACGAGCTGCTGGACACCGTCGGCCTGGCCGGGCAGGCGGCCACCCGCGTGGGCGCGCTCAGCGGCGGGCAGCGGCGCCGGCTGGCGGTGGCCCTGGGCGTGCAGGGCGCCCCGGAGCTGCTCTTCATCGACGAGCCGACGACCGGGATGGACCCCGTGGCCCGGCGCGGGTTCTGGCAGCTGGTCCGCGACCTGCGGGCCGCCGGCACCACCGTGCTGCTGACCACCCACTACCTGGACGAGGCGGCCGAGCTGGCCGACCGGGTCGGCGTCGTCGCCGGCGGCCGGCTCTTGGAGGTCGCGCCCCCGGCCGAGCTCGGCGCGCGGCTGCGCCGCCGGGCCACCGTGCGCTGGCGGGAGGACGGCGGGTGGCGCGAGCTGCGCACCGAGGCCCCGGCCGCCGTGCTGCGCGACCTGCTGGCCACCGCACCGCACGAGGTGCCCGGCCTCTCCGTCACCCGCCCCGGCCTGGAGGACGTCTACCTCCAGCTGGTCGGCGCGGTCCCCACCGACTCCGAAGGAGACCCCCGGTGA
- a CDS encoding ABC transporter permease, whose product MTAAVLSTTVRPAPPSAARIALARVRLELRLFFRERQQVVFSFAYPVVMMVIFASVLGADERPGGIPFPHYFLAGIAATGIMLTSFQAVGTAVAAERETGQLERLQLFGTPPVAYFAGKAGQVLVTTTAQLALLLPVARYGYDVPMPVDLGHWVTFLWVAALGALAGTVLGIAVSALPGSATSAATAITAFAIVLQFLSGVFFGFLELPGWMQQVAALFPLKWLTQGMRSAFLPEGAGAFEIAGGWEHGRTALILVAWVIIGAMVCVRTFRWRQGER is encoded by the coding sequence GTGACCGCCGCCGTCCTGTCCACCACCGTCCGTCCCGCTCCGCCGTCGGCCGCCCGCATCGCGCTCGCCAGGGTGCGGCTGGAACTGCGGCTGTTCTTCCGGGAGCGCCAGCAGGTGGTGTTCTCGTTCGCCTACCCGGTCGTGATGATGGTGATCTTCGCGTCGGTGCTGGGCGCCGACGAGCGGCCCGGCGGCATCCCGTTCCCGCACTACTTCCTGGCCGGGATCGCGGCCACCGGGATCATGCTGACCAGCTTCCAGGCGGTCGGCACCGCGGTCGCGGCCGAGCGGGAGACGGGTCAGCTGGAGCGGCTGCAGCTGTTCGGCACCCCGCCGGTGGCCTACTTCGCGGGCAAGGCCGGCCAGGTGCTGGTCACCACGACGGCGCAGCTGGCCCTGCTGCTGCCGGTGGCCCGCTACGGGTACGACGTGCCGATGCCGGTCGACCTCGGGCACTGGGTCACGTTCCTGTGGGTGGCGGCGCTCGGTGCGCTCGCCGGCACGGTGCTGGGCATCGCGGTCTCCGCGCTGCCGGGCAGCGCCACCTCGGCGGCCACCGCCATCACCGCCTTCGCGATCGTGCTGCAGTTCCTCTCCGGCGTCTTCTTCGGCTTCCTGGAGCTGCCCGGGTGGATGCAGCAGGTGGCCGCTCTCTTCCCGCTGAAGTGGCTGACCCAGGGCATGCGGTCGGCGTTCCTGCCCGAGGGGGCCGGTGCGTTCGAGATCGCGGGGGGATGGGAGCACGGCCGGACGGCGCTGATCCTGGTCGCATGGGTGATCATCGGCGCCATGGTCTGCGTGCGCACGTTCCGCTGGCGCCAGGGCGAGCGATGA
- a CDS encoding sensor histidine kinase: MSSVLLGPAVVPGAPGDDGGAPLSPAGRRITALVLHIAFGLLVALALALAVALAGDVDGDRAVLVGALGGWALAYVLLGGPAIGGRESWRATGFLVVHVAVFGVLAWEQPSLLFLMFLGYPLVWFLVESVRDGVLWTLALAFAATLGPSIAWTRGDEPLWGPGQTLVGMVLSLAMGLWVHRVLEQSAQRAQLIRDLESTRAELAAAHREQGVVAERERLAREVHDTLAQGYTSIVVLAQTAAAALPGSPPVAAERLALIEDVARENLAEARAMVAAFAPVALDSATLVEALGRLAERFGRETGIATRLDTDALTGADPGLSRAEEIVLLRGAQEALANVRRHASAGAVVLRVGRVGEGESAQVSVHVEDDGVGFDPAAAPGVGLAGLRDRAEEVGGAVDVASAPGEGTRVTVRVPAR, translated from the coding sequence ATGAGCTCGGTGCTGCTGGGTCCCGCCGTCGTCCCCGGTGCGCCCGGGGACGACGGCGGGGCGCCGCTGTCCCCGGCGGGCCGGCGGATCACCGCCCTGGTCCTGCACATCGCGTTCGGCCTGCTGGTGGCGCTGGCGCTGGCGCTGGCGGTGGCCCTGGCCGGGGACGTCGACGGCGACCGCGCCGTCCTGGTCGGAGCGCTGGGCGGGTGGGCGCTGGCGTACGTGCTCCTGGGCGGCCCGGCGATCGGGGGGCGGGAGTCGTGGCGGGCGACGGGCTTCCTCGTCGTCCACGTGGCCGTGTTCGGGGTGCTCGCCTGGGAGCAGCCCTCCCTGCTCTTCTTGATGTTCCTCGGCTACCCGCTGGTCTGGTTCCTCGTGGAATCGGTCCGGGACGGCGTCCTGTGGACCCTTGCGCTGGCCTTCGCCGCGACCCTCGGCCCGTCGATCGCCTGGACCCGGGGCGACGAGCCGCTCTGGGGGCCGGGGCAGACGCTGGTCGGCATGGTGCTCAGCCTCGCCATGGGGCTGTGGGTGCACCGGGTGCTGGAGCAGAGCGCGCAGCGGGCGCAGCTGATCCGCGACTTGGAGTCCACCCGCGCCGAGCTCGCCGCCGCGCACCGCGAACAGGGCGTCGTCGCGGAGCGGGAGCGGCTGGCCCGCGAGGTGCACGACACGCTCGCGCAGGGCTACACGAGCATCGTGGTGCTGGCGCAGACGGCGGCGGCCGCGCTGCCGGGCTCACCGCCGGTCGCCGCGGAGCGGCTGGCGCTGATCGAGGACGTCGCCCGCGAGAACCTGGCGGAGGCGCGGGCGATGGTCGCCGCGTTCGCGCCCGTCGCGCTGGACTCCGCCACCCTGGTCGAGGCCCTCGGACGGCTGGCGGAACGGTTCGGCCGGGAGACCGGCATCGCCACCCGGCTGGACACCGACGCGCTCACCGGTGCCGATCCCGGCCTGTCGCGCGCGGAGGAGATCGTGCTGCTGCGCGGGGCGCAGGAGGCGCTGGCCAACGTGCGCCGGCACGCGTCGGCCGGGGCGGTGGTGCTGCGGGTCGGCCGGGTGGGGGAGGGGGAGTCCGCTCAGGTGTCGGTGCACGTGGAGGACGACGGGGTCGGGTTCGACCCGGCGGCCGCGCCGGGTGTGGGGCTGGCGGGGCTGCGGGACCGCGCCGAGGAGGTCGGCGGGGCCGTCGACGTCGCCTCGGCGCCGGGGGAGGGGACGCGGGTGACGGTGCGGGTGCCGGCGCGATGA
- a CDS encoding response regulator, which yields MSTVRVLVVDDHPVVRGGLVGWLAAQPDLEVVGEAGDGLEALALVAEHAPDVVLMDLRMPRMDGVAATERIGVAHPSVRVLVLTTYDTDADIVRAVEAGATGYLLKDTPLPQLADAVRAAARGETVLAPPVAARLVSRMRAPAVDAPTARELQVLSGVARGLTNAEIGRELFIGEATVKTHLLRVFAKLGVDDRTRAVMVAVERGLLPGPGAGR from the coding sequence ATGAGCACTGTCCGAGTGCTGGTGGTGGACGACCACCCGGTGGTGCGTGGCGGGCTGGTCGGCTGGCTGGCGGCCCAGCCCGATCTGGAGGTGGTGGGCGAGGCCGGCGACGGGCTGGAGGCACTGGCGCTCGTGGCCGAGCACGCGCCGGACGTCGTGCTGATGGACCTGCGCATGCCGCGGATGGACGGCGTCGCGGCGACCGAGCGGATCGGCGTGGCCCACCCCTCGGTCCGGGTGCTCGTGCTGACCACCTACGACACCGACGCCGACATCGTGCGGGCCGTCGAGGCCGGGGCCACCGGTTACCTGCTCAAGGACACCCCGCTGCCGCAACTCGCCGATGCCGTGCGCGCTGCCGCCCGCGGTGAGACGGTACTGGCGCCACCCGTGGCGGCCCGGCTGGTGTCGCGGATGCGTGCCCCGGCGGTCGATGCGCCGACGGCCCGCGAGCTGCAGGTCCTGTCCGGGGTGGCGCGCGGGCTCACCAACGCCGAGATCGGCCGGGAGCTCTTCATCGGGGAGGCGACGGTCAAGACCCACCTGCTGCGCGTCTTCGCCAAACTGGGTGTCGACGACCGGACGCGGGCGGTGATGGTGGCGGTGGAGCGGGGGCTCCTGCCGGGGCCTGGTGCAGGGCGATGA
- a CDS encoding GDSL-type esterase/lipase family protein — MPSPDLRVCFFGDSLTAGVGDDAALGWVGRVVAAARRAGTDLTGYNLGVRRETSQDVQARWLAEARPRLHQGDGRGVVLAVGVNDTTVDGGQRRVPQSGTLRAVRLVADQAGEQGWPLLVVGPTLVRDDQQNRRILDLSEAIGTQCAAVHVPYVEIGTGLQDDEWLREVAARDGAHPSARGYERLSRVIGPVFLEWLGAVAEDARIA; from the coding sequence GTGCCGTCCCCCGATCTCCGCGTCTGCTTCTTCGGTGACTCGCTGACCGCCGGGGTCGGAGACGACGCCGCACTGGGCTGGGTCGGACGCGTGGTGGCCGCCGCGCGCCGCGCCGGCACCGACCTCACCGGCTACAACCTCGGTGTCCGGCGGGAGACCTCCCAGGACGTGCAGGCCCGCTGGCTGGCCGAGGCCCGACCGCGGCTGCACCAGGGCGACGGCCGAGGCGTGGTCCTCGCCGTCGGGGTCAACGACACCACCGTCGACGGCGGGCAGCGGCGGGTGCCGCAGTCCGGGACCTTGCGCGCGGTGCGGCTCGTCGCCGACCAGGCCGGCGAGCAGGGGTGGCCGCTGCTGGTCGTCGGGCCCACCCTCGTCCGGGACGACCAGCAGAACCGGCGCATCCTCGACCTGTCCGAGGCCATCGGCACGCAGTGCGCCGCAGTGCATGTGCCCTACGTGGAGATCGGCACCGGCCTGCAGGACGACGAGTGGCTGCGCGAGGTCGCCGCCCGCGACGGCGCCCACCCATCCGCGCGTGGCTACGAGCGGCTGAGCCGCGTGATCGGTCCCGTCTTCCTGGAGTGGCTGGGCGCCGTGGCAGAAGACGCCCGAATCGCCTAG
- the ychF gene encoding redox-regulated ATPase YchF, whose product MSLTIGIVGLPNVGKSTLFNALTKNDVLAANYPFATIEPNVGVVGVPDPRLAKLAEIFGSQKIIPATVSFVDIAGIVRGASEGQGLGNKFLANIRESDAICQVIRVFADPDVVHVDGKVSPADDIETINTELLLADLQTLEKAIPRLEKEMRKDKERAQLHKAAVEAQQVLNEGKTLFAAGLDPAPLRELGLMTTKPFLYVFNVDADELANSAMLDELRGLVAPAEAIFLDAQTESELIELPEEEAAELLASIGQDEPGLDQLASVGFRTLGLQTYLTAGPKEARAWTIPVGATAPQAAGVIHSDFQRGFIKAEIVSFDQLVEAGSMNEAKAKGWVRMEGKEYVMADGDVVEFRFNV is encoded by the coding sequence GTGAGCCTCACCATCGGGATCGTCGGCCTGCCCAACGTCGGCAAGTCGACCCTCTTCAACGCCCTGACCAAGAACGACGTCCTCGCGGCGAACTACCCGTTCGCGACGATCGAGCCGAACGTCGGCGTGGTGGGGGTGCCCGACCCGCGGCTGGCGAAGCTCGCCGAGATCTTCGGCAGCCAGAAGATCATCCCGGCCACCGTGTCCTTCGTGGACATCGCCGGCATCGTCCGTGGCGCCAGCGAGGGGCAGGGGCTGGGCAACAAGTTCCTGGCCAACATCCGCGAGAGCGACGCGATCTGCCAGGTGATCCGGGTCTTCGCCGACCCCGACGTCGTGCACGTCGACGGCAAGGTCAGCCCGGCCGACGACATCGAGACCATCAACACCGAGCTCCTCCTGGCCGACCTGCAGACGCTGGAGAAGGCGATCCCGCGGCTGGAGAAGGAGATGCGCAAGGACAAGGAGCGCGCCCAGCTGCACAAGGCCGCCGTCGAGGCGCAGCAGGTGCTCAACGAGGGCAAGACCCTGTTCGCCGCCGGCCTCGATCCCGCACCCCTGCGCGAGCTCGGGCTCATGACCACCAAGCCGTTCCTCTACGTCTTCAACGTCGACGCCGACGAGCTGGCCAACAGCGCGATGCTCGACGAGCTGCGCGGGCTGGTTGCGCCGGCCGAGGCCATCTTCCTCGACGCGCAGACCGAGTCGGAGCTGATCGAGCTGCCCGAGGAGGAGGCCGCCGAGCTGCTGGCCTCCATCGGCCAGGACGAGCCCGGACTGGACCAGCTGGCGTCGGTGGGCTTCCGCACCCTCGGGCTGCAGACCTACCTGACCGCCGGGCCGAAGGAGGCCCGCGCCTGGACCATCCCGGTCGGCGCCACGGCACCGCAGGCCGCCGGCGTCATCCACTCCGACTTCCAGCGGGGCTTCATCAAGGCCGAGATCGTCTCCTTCGACCAGCTGGTCGAGGCCGGCTCGATGAACGAGGCCAAGGCCAAGGGCTGGGTCCGCATGGAGGGCAAGGAGTACGTCATGGCCGACGGCGACGTCGTGGAGTTCCGCTTCAACGTGTAG
- a CDS encoding tyrosine-type recombinase/integrase, whose translation MASIQDRWRRRDPATGRLVPTELDGKGLRYRPQFRDPSGRQIMKAFALKRDAQRWLDDQTAHIARGTYVDPGAGRTTFAEFYADWSSRQVWAPGTVLAMNLAAGSVPFADVPLRSLRRSHVEGWVKGMVNRGLAPGTVHTRMNNVRAVLRGAVADKLMASDPSVGVTLPRRRRAAAAMTLPTAAQVGAVLQAADDAFRPFVALCAFAGLRLGEAAAVQVEDIDFLRRTLTVTRQVQRGGRGRVELRPPKYGSERVVFLAPGLVDLLAAHVAAFCPGGGWLFTGEAGQPPHQNTVGYRWRTTTSAAGIAGLRLHDLRHFYASGLIAAGCDVVTVQRALGHASATTTLNTYSHLWPSAEDRTRTAAQALLADSCGLSVDWEESLTR comes from the coding sequence ATGGCGAGCATCCAGGATCGATGGCGTCGCAGGGATCCGGCCACCGGCCGCCTGGTGCCCACGGAGTTGGACGGCAAGGGGTTGCGCTACCGCCCGCAGTTCCGGGACCCGTCGGGCCGTCAGATCATGAAGGCCTTCGCGCTCAAACGCGACGCCCAGCGCTGGCTGGATGACCAGACAGCGCACATCGCGCGCGGAACGTACGTCGACCCGGGCGCCGGCCGCACCACGTTCGCTGAGTTCTACGCGGACTGGTCCAGCCGGCAGGTGTGGGCACCGGGGACGGTCCTCGCGATGAACCTCGCGGCCGGTTCGGTGCCGTTCGCCGACGTCCCGTTGAGATCGCTGCGCCGCTCGCACGTCGAGGGCTGGGTGAAGGGAATGGTCAACCGGGGTCTTGCCCCCGGCACCGTGCACACGCGCATGAACAACGTGCGCGCCGTCCTCCGCGGCGCCGTCGCCGACAAGCTGATGGCGAGTGATCCGAGTGTCGGCGTCACGCTCCCCCGGCGCCGCCGGGCGGCAGCCGCGATGACCCTGCCCACGGCGGCCCAGGTCGGCGCCGTCCTCCAGGCCGCCGACGACGCCTTCCGCCCCTTCGTCGCGCTCTGCGCCTTCGCCGGTCTCCGACTCGGCGAGGCCGCCGCCGTCCAGGTCGAGGACATCGACTTCCTGCGGCGCACGCTCACCGTCACCCGCCAGGTACAGCGAGGAGGTCGGGGTCGGGTCGAGTTGCGGCCGCCCAAGTACGGCAGTGAGCGGGTCGTCTTCCTCGCCCCGGGGCTTGTCGACCTCCTGGCGGCGCATGTCGCCGCGTTCTGCCCGGGTGGTGGATGGCTCTTCACCGGAGAAGCGGGACAGCCCCCGCACCAGAACACTGTCGGCTACCGCTGGCGCACCACCACCTCGGCCGCCGGCATCGCGGGGCTTCGACTGCACGACCTCCGGCACTTCTACGCCTCGGGCCTGATCGCGGCCGGCTGCGACGTCGTCACCGTGCAGCGGGCCCTCGGGCACGCCTCCGCCACCACAACGCTGAACACGTACAGCCACCTGTGGCCGAGTGCGGAGGACCGCACCCGGACCGCCGCGCAGGCCTTGCTCGCAGATTCTTGTGGACTGAGTGTGGATTGGGAGGAGTCATTAACTCGCTGA
- a CDS encoding type II toxin-antitoxin system VapC family toxin, producing the protein MILVDTNVLVAAARTADTNHDAAARLLETFDEPLLVPPTVLAEVCYLLNEWGGPGAEVRFLRDIRPGGLQLTELTAADVARMADLVERYADLRLGGTDASLVAIAERLRIDRIATFDRRHFTVVRPAHVVAFTLLPEVTST; encoded by the coding sequence GTGATCCTCGTCGACACGAACGTCCTCGTCGCGGCTGCCCGGACCGCTGACACCAACCACGATGCCGCGGCGCGATTGCTCGAGACCTTCGACGAGCCGCTGCTGGTTCCGCCCACCGTGCTGGCAGAGGTCTGTTACCTCCTCAACGAGTGGGGCGGACCCGGTGCCGAGGTCCGGTTTCTCCGCGACATCCGGCCCGGCGGGCTGCAGCTGACAGAGTTGACCGCTGCCGACGTCGCACGCATGGCCGACTTGGTTGAGCGGTACGCGGACCTCCGTCTCGGCGGGACCGATGCCTCGCTCGTCGCCATCGCCGAGCGCCTGCGCATCGATCGGATCGCCACCTTCGACCGGCGCCATTTCACGGTCGTCCGCCCCGCCCACGTCGTGGCGTTCACGCTGCTTCCCGAGGTCACGTCAACCTGA
- a CDS encoding ATP-binding protein, translating to MDPIRNPYTPNAGAQPPAVLGRDVQLMTFELLLRRMSAGRTEQSMIITGLRGVGKTVLLGRFRSKAQELNWVVVEREASKHDDEQFRRQMVSAIRTSLFEMSPKARWGDRMQRAAAVLKSFSVSVDPTGALTGGIDVDAAQGFADQQELQADLTDLLVAVGEAAQDTNRGLVLLFDEVQFLSTTQLEALISALHKTVQRGLPVTMVGAGLPQIAELAGDAKSYSERLFKFPRIGNLEDKDARAALAEPAQAEDADFSDEALDLAIEVTGGYPYFLQELGYAVWGVADGPTITREDIALALPTYEAKLDESFFRVRLDRATEMERIYLRAMAELGPEAQKAQDVAAAIGRKSTQMGPTRAQLINMGLLYTPEHGYAAFTVPHFDKFMLRAMPELMMPPERPKRSRKTD from the coding sequence GTGGACCCGATTCGGAACCCCTACACGCCAAACGCCGGTGCGCAGCCGCCCGCTGTGCTTGGCCGCGACGTACAGCTCATGACCTTCGAGCTACTGCTGCGTCGGATGAGTGCGGGGCGCACTGAGCAGTCCATGATCATCACGGGCCTTCGCGGCGTCGGCAAAACCGTGCTACTTGGCCGGTTCCGAAGCAAAGCGCAGGAACTCAACTGGGTGGTGGTCGAGCGCGAGGCGTCCAAGCACGACGACGAGCAGTTCCGGCGGCAGATGGTGAGCGCGATCCGCACCTCGCTGTTCGAGATGTCGCCCAAGGCCCGCTGGGGTGACCGTATGCAGCGCGCTGCGGCCGTGCTGAAGTCTTTCAGCGTCTCAGTCGACCCGACTGGAGCGTTGACCGGCGGGATCGACGTCGACGCCGCGCAAGGCTTTGCCGACCAGCAGGAGCTTCAAGCTGACCTCACCGACCTTCTCGTAGCGGTGGGGGAGGCTGCGCAGGACACGAACAGGGGTCTCGTGCTTCTCTTCGACGAGGTGCAGTTCCTGTCCACCACGCAGTTGGAGGCGCTGATCTCAGCGCTCCACAAGACCGTGCAGCGAGGACTCCCGGTCACGATGGTGGGTGCCGGCCTGCCGCAGATCGCAGAACTCGCCGGGGACGCGAAGTCCTACTCAGAGCGGCTGTTCAAGTTCCCCCGGATCGGGAACCTTGAAGACAAGGACGCGCGCGCGGCCCTGGCTGAGCCTGCCCAAGCCGAGGACGCCGATTTCAGCGACGAGGCGCTTGACCTGGCGATCGAGGTCACCGGCGGCTACCCGTACTTTCTACAAGAGCTAGGTTACGCCGTGTGGGGTGTCGCCGACGGCCCCACGATCACTCGGGAGGATATCGCCTTGGCCCTGCCCACCTACGAGGCGAAGCTGGACGAGTCGTTCTTCCGTGTGCGGCTGGACCGGGCAACCGAGATGGAGCGCATCTATCTACGCGCGATGGCCGAGCTCGGTCCCGAGGCGCAGAAGGCTCAGGACGTGGCGGCCGCGATCGGGCGTAAGTCGACGCAGATGGGTCCAACACGCGCACAGCTGATCAACATGGGGCTGCTCTACACGCCCGAGCACGGTTACGCCGCGTTCACCGTGCCGCACTTCGACAAGTTCATGCTGCGGGCCATGCCGGAGCTCATGATGCCCCCGGAGCGGCCGAAGCGGTCTCGGAAGACGGACTGA
- a CDS encoding zinc-binding dehydrogenase: protein MRTDRPHPRGAGLPPAPGPPARSPLTELATLVDAGVLRPVLDRVFERDATGEALSYVQEGRAKAGKVVLVASWSPRQ, encoded by the coding sequence ATGAGGACCGACCGGCCGCACCCCCGCGGCGCCGGTCTGCCGCCTGCACCGGGTCCCCCGGCTCGCTCACCACTCACCGAGCTCGCGACGCTGGTCGACGCCGGCGTCCTGCGGCCCGTCCTCGACCGCGTCTTCGAGCGGGACGCCACCGGCGAGGCGCTGTCCTACGTTCAGGAGGGCCGGGCGAAGGCCGGCAAGGTCGTCCTCGTCGCCTCATGGTCGCCACGGCAATAG